From the Paludisphaera mucosa genome, one window contains:
- a CDS encoding leucyl aminopeptidase, with product MSIRIIRQPLTTVDLPWIAAGFFDRDAGLASDLRGTSVDPLAARLLEEKEIKGSAGETVALYEPVGFQAKALLLTGLGSKARFDARAAFTAGVALAKRLAAKPRETVSVSLAAVLEAGDPALVSALVEGVVVGMQGPGLHKSEPNRHAFEVVLVAPDGTTDEHLLALEKVAARGEIVGQAVNMARMLANTPPSEKPPVVLAEVVRKAAEGHGVEVQVWNAARIRDERFGGLIGVAAGSDEPPAFVTLDYLKGGDAPVLALVGKGVTFDSGGLSLKPSASMEDMKSDMTGAAVVAATILAAARLGLAVNVKGYIAMTENMTGGRAMKLGDVLTMRNGKTVEVLNTDAEGRLILADALSYAAEAGPARILDLATLTGACIVGLGTKIAGLFSNDDAFAAEVAEASKVAGERVWAMPLDDDFKDQIKSTVADMKNVGGKWGGAITAAKFLEEFTGSIPWVHLDIAGPSWNDNEAAARDAGGTGCFVRTLTAYLENAQA from the coding sequence ATGTCGATCAGGATCATCCGCCAGCCGCTCACGACCGTCGACCTGCCCTGGATCGCCGCGGGCTTCTTCGACCGGGACGCCGGGCTCGCGTCCGACCTCCGCGGGACCTCGGTCGACCCCCTCGCCGCCAGGCTGCTGGAGGAGAAGGAGATCAAGGGCTCGGCCGGCGAGACGGTCGCGCTCTACGAGCCGGTCGGGTTCCAGGCGAAGGCGCTGCTGCTGACGGGGCTCGGGTCGAAGGCCCGGTTCGACGCCCGGGCCGCGTTCACGGCCGGCGTCGCGCTCGCGAAGCGGCTGGCGGCCAAGCCGCGCGAAACCGTCTCGGTGAGCCTGGCCGCGGTCCTGGAGGCCGGCGACCCGGCGCTCGTCTCGGCCCTGGTCGAGGGGGTCGTCGTCGGCATGCAGGGGCCCGGCCTGCACAAGTCCGAGCCCAACCGCCACGCCTTCGAGGTCGTCCTCGTCGCCCCCGACGGCACGACCGACGAGCACCTGCTGGCCCTGGAGAAGGTCGCCGCCCGCGGCGAGATCGTCGGCCAGGCGGTGAACATGGCCCGAATGCTCGCCAACACGCCGCCGTCGGAGAAGCCCCCGGTCGTCCTGGCCGAGGTCGTCCGCAAGGCCGCCGAGGGCCACGGCGTCGAAGTGCAGGTCTGGAACGCGGCGCGGATCCGCGACGAGCGGTTCGGCGGCCTGATCGGCGTCGCCGCCGGTTCCGACGAGCCTCCGGCGTTCGTCACGCTCGACTACCTCAAGGGGGGCGACGCCCCCGTCCTGGCCCTGGTGGGCAAGGGCGTGACGTTCGACTCGGGCGGGCTCAGCCTGAAGCCGAGCGCGTCGATGGAGGACATGAAGAGCGACATGACCGGCGCGGCGGTCGTGGCCGCGACGATCCTGGCGGCGGCGCGGCTGGGGCTGGCCGTGAACGTCAAGGGCTACATCGCCATGACCGAGAACATGACCGGCGGCCGGGCCATGAAGCTGGGCGACGTGCTCACCATGCGCAACGGCAAGACGGTCGAGGTGCTCAACACCGACGCCGAGGGCCGGCTGATCCTCGCCGACGCCCTGAGCTACGCCGCCGAGGCCGGGCCCGCGCGGATCCTCGACCTGGCCACGCTGACCGGGGCGTGCATCGTCGGCCTGGGGACCAAGATCGCCGGCCTGTTCAGCAACGACGACGCGTTCGCCGCCGAGGTCGCCGAGGCCAGCAAGGTCGCCGGCGAGCGCGTGTGGGCGATGCCGCTCGACGACGACTTCAAGGACCAGATCAAGAGCACCGTCGCCGACATGAAGAACGTCGGCGGCAAGTGGGGCGGCGCGATCACCGCGGCCAAGTTCCTGGAGGAGTTCACCGGCTCCATCCCCTGGGTCCACCTCGACATCGCGGGGCCCAGCTGGAACGACAACGAGGCCGCCGCGCGGGACGCGGGGGGGACCGGCTGCTTCGTCCGGACCCTGACGGCCTACCTGGAGAACGCGCAAGCCTGA